The Primulina eburnea isolate SZY01 chromosome 8, ASM2296580v1, whole genome shotgun sequence genome contains a region encoding:
- the LOC140838502 gene encoding solanesyl diphosphate synthase 1, chloroplastic-like, whose protein sequence is MMLSMTCRGLELGRTTLDFVACGCSSNASFDSFYVRNYAKGVLRNVKRGSKGRKLSCHRRDIGRRRVFSTKTSETFLNGISSGPPPVQDLTEESMSPSSIADLFEVVADDLQILNKNLQSIVGAENPVLMSAAEQIFGAGGKRMRPALSFLVSRATAEVAGLKELSKEHRRLAEIIEMIHTASLIHDDVLDDSDLRRGKETVHQIYGTRVAVLAGDFMFAQASWYLANLENLDVIKLISQVIKDFASGEIKQASSLFDCDVQLDEYLIKSYYKTASLIAASTKGAAIFSGVDSDVTEQMYQYGKNLGLSFQVVDDVLDFTQSAEQLGKPAGSDLAKGILTAPVIFGLEKEKRLRDIIESEFSETGSLEEAMSFVKNSGGIERAQELAREIADQAVRNLQCLPPSPFKYALEQMVKFNLERIK, encoded by the exons ATGATGCTGTCAATGACATGCCGTGGTCTTGAGCTCGGAAGAACAACTTTGGATTTTGTGGCTTGTGGGTGCTCTTCAAATGCCTCTTTTGATAGTTTTTATGTGAGAAATTATGCCAAGGGAGTGCTGAGGAATGTCAAAAGAGGCTCCAAAGGTCGGAAATTATCGTGTCACAGGCGTGATATAGGGCGGCGGCGCGTGTTTTCGACTAAGACTTCAGAAACTTTTCTCAACG GAATTTCATCTGGCCCCCCACCTGTGCAGGATTTGACTGAAGAGTCAATGAGCCCTTCTTCAATAGCCGATTTATTTGAAGTTGTCGCAGATGATTTACAGATACTTAACAAAAATCTCCAATCA ATTGTTGGTGCAGAAAACCCAGTTTTGATGTCTGCTGCTGAGCAAATCTTTGGAGCTGGGGGCAAAAGGATGCGACCGGCTTTAAGTTTCCTTGTATCGAGAGCAACTGCAGAGGTTGCTGGCTTAAA GGAACTTAGCAAAGAACATAGAAGGTTGGCAGAAATAATTGAAATGATCCACACTGCAAGTTTGATACACGATGATGTGTTAGATGATAGTGACTTGCGGAGAG GAAAAGAAACCGTCCATCAAATATATGGTACGAGAGTAGCTGTACTGGCTGGGGATTTTATGTTTGCACAAGCATCATGGTACCTGGCCAATCTTGAAAATCTTGATGTCATCAAGCTTATCAGCCAG GTCATTAAAGACTTTGCAAGCGGTGAAATAAAGCAGGCCTCTAGTTTGTTCGACTGTGATGTTCAACTGGATGAATACTTGATAAAGAGCTACTACAAAACAGCATCCTTGATCGCTGCTAGCACCAAGGGAGCCGCCATTTTCAGTGGAGTTGACAGTGATGTTACCGAACAGATGTATCAGTACGGTAAAAATTTAGGTCTATCATTCCAAGTAGTCGATGATGTACTGGATTTTACTCAATCAGCCGAGCAACTTGGCAAACCTGCTGGCAGTGATTTGGCCAAAGGAATCTTGACTGCTCCCGTAATATTTGGGTTGGAGAAAGAAAAGAGACTCAGGGATATAATCGAATCCGAGTTCAGTGAGACGGGTTCTCTTGAAGAGGCCATGTCTTTCGTCAAGAACTCTGGTGGGATCGAGAGGGCTCAAGAATTGGCTCGGGAAATAGCTGATCAAGCTGTTCGGAATCTTCAATGTCTTCCCCCGAGTCCCTTTAAATATGCACTTGAACAAATGGTGAAGTTTAACTTGGaacgaataaaataa
- the LOC140838503 gene encoding mitochondrial ATP-independent inner membrane protease subunit 1a, with protein MRAKLLQFARQWKPTAKEAFRHSILFAQFLSLLHITDNYICSPTLVYGPSMLPTLNFTGDVLLVEKMSPFLGKVGPGDVVLVRSPENPRKCITKRIVGLAGDSVSFLVDPGNSDRSHSLVVPKGHVWIQGDNIYASRDSRQLGPIPYGLILGKVFCRVWPPEDFGPLRQ; from the exons ATGAGAGCAAAGCTACTGCAATTTGCTCGCCAATGGAAACCTACAGCCAAAGAAGCATTTCGTCACTCCATCCTCTTCGCGCAATTCCTTTCGCTATTGCACATCACGGACAATTACATTTGCTCCCCGACGCTA GTATACGGACCTAGCATGCTGCCAACGCTGAATTTCACTGGTGACGTGTTGCTGGTTGAGAAAATGTCGCCTTTTCTGGGGAAGGTGGGCCCCGGCGACGTTGTGTTGGTGCGATCGCCGGAAAACCCTAGAAAGTGCATAACCAAGCGCATTGTGGGCTTGGCGGGTGATTCAGTGTCCTTCTTGGTGGATCCTGGTAACAGTGATCGTTCTCACTCCCTGGTG gTTCCAAAGGGCCATGTGTGGATTCAAGGAGATAATATCTATGCTTCGAGGGATTCTCGGCAACTCGGCCCGATTCCTTATGGATTGATTCTTGGAAAAGTCTTTTGCAGA GTGTGGCCACCTGAAGACTTTGGACCGTTGAGACAATGA